The genomic DNA GAATGGTTATTCTGCCCAGTTGTGgttaacatgttttctttctttgaaggTGAGCCATTTCTCCACTTGTGCTTGCTTGAGTGACAAAAGGAAGTTCCCCACATTCTTCAGAACTGTGCCCAGTGACCGCTTCCAAGTCATCGGTCTGGTGCAGCTCATGAAATACTTTGACTGGCGCTGGGTGGGGATTATTTATTCTCAGGGCTTGTACTCAGACGCAGGTACAACGGCATTTGCAAAGGAAGCAGAAAAAGAGGGCATATGTGTTGAATACCGGTTACCTCACTCAGCTACAAATGTAAAATTTCCTGCTCTTGTGGAGGCTCTGAGGAAATCCTCGTCCAAGGTGGTCCTCTTGTTTATGCCCTTACCCCCCACCAAATCGTTCTTTTCAGAAATAGAGAAGTATAACATTACTGGAAAGCAATGGGTAGGCAGTGAGGCTTGGATCACTGAAACAGACCTGGCTTCTGATGGGAGAAAGAGCCTTTTGCAGGGGACGATGGGTTTTGCTCTCCCTCAGGCCCCCATCCCAGGTCTTGGTGAATTCTTACTCAGCTTTAAGCCCTCTGACGAACCACAGAGTGCTATAGTTAAAGATTTCTGGGAGTCATTCTTtgactgcagcttctctctttcAAATACTTCTGCTACTTGTACTGGCACAGAAGATCTCAGCACAGTCTCCAGTGACTACACAGACGTGACACATTTTAGGGCAGAGAATAATTTGTACAAAGCTGTCTACTTGGTGGCATATGCTATTCACGCACTACTGCAATGTCACAACGGCTCAAATCCAACCACTGGAAATTCCTGCGTGACTAAAGACCAAGTTCAGCCTAAATTAGTAAGTTCTGGTATATTTACTCAGGCATAAGATACTTATTAATTAATGCAAAAACTTAAACATTTGAGTATTAGCTACGAATCTTATTGGTTTCTCGCAAATATGCTGAAATGTCCTGATTGTCCTCTTACAGGTGTTGGAGCACATTAAGTACGTGAACTTCACCACACAGAGTGGGGCAAAAGTTTTCTTTGATGAAAATGGCGACTCAGTTGCCCAGTATGACTTAATtaactggcaaataaaagatgaCGACTCTGTTGAGATCGTAAACATCGGTCGATTCGACACATCTCTCCCAGTTGGGGAGAAATTCAAACTGAAAGCCAACACCAGGATAGTTTGGGGAGGAAACAGTATGCAGGTGAAGTGACCATCTGTCTAATTAATTCTCCTGGCTGAATTACAGTGTTTTCCTACAGTGCATTTTGGTGCATTCATGAATTTTCACACATTGTGTTTTCTCTAATCAGGTGCCGAGGTCTGTTTGCAGAGAACCGTGTCTCCCAGGGACTCGAAAGGCGATAAACAAGCATAAACCTGTGTGCTGCTTCGACTGCTTTGTGTGCCCCGAGGGATCAATTAGTAATGAGACAAGTGAGacagaaaattaattaattcatgtttgcagtagaaacaataaaaaggaaagaaatgcatgatttaaaatctctctctctatctccactCAGATTCTCCCGACTGTTTGATCTGTCCACCTGAACTTTGGCCGAATGAAAAGAAAGACCAGTGTCTCCCGAAGCCGACTGAGTACCTCTCCTACAAAGAGATCATGGGGGCACTTTTAACTGGATTTGGTTGTGTGGGCATATTTTTATCTCTACTGACATCAATCATTTTTCTGACTCATAAAGAGACTCCCATTGTTAAAGCCAACAACTCTGAgctgagcttcctgctgctcttctccctgactctgtgctTCCTGTGCTCCCTCACCTTCATCGGCCGGCCCTCTGAGTGGTCCTGCATGCTGCGACACACTGCGTTTGGCATCACCTTCGTCCTCTGCATCTCTTGTGTCCTGGGGAAAACTATAGTGGTGTTAATGGCCTTCAGGGCGACACTTCCAGGCAGAAATATGATGAAATGGTTCGGTCCTTCACAGCAGAGGCTCAGTGTTCTGAGTTTCACCCTGGTTCAGGTTGTAATTTGTGTAGTTTGGCTCACAACCAACCCTCCATTCCCAAGGATGAACATGAAATACTATAAAGATAAGATCATCTTAGAGTGCGCTCTGGGGTCAGCTGTCGGGTTCTGGGCTGTGCTGGGTTACATCGGACTTCTTGCTCTCTTGTGTTTCATTCTTGCTTTTTTTGCCAGGAAGCTGCCAGACAGCTTTAATGAGGCCAAACTGATCACCTTCAGCATGTTGATATTCTGTGCAGTCTGGATCACATTCATCCCGGCATATGTCAGCTCTCCTGGGAAGTTCACTGTGGCTGTGGAGATATTTGCTATTCTGGCCTCCAGCTTTGCCTTGCTGATATGCATTTTTGTTCCAAAATGCTACATTATCCTATTCAGGCCAGAACAAAACTCAAAGAGACATTTGATGGGAAAAATAGCACCGAGGACACATTGAGCTGTAGTTTTAAAGGTGTCAAGTTAACTgcaaaaaaactattttcacaGCTTGACAGATATTGTAGAAAATTATAAGTTGTGATGTGCTGAATAAAGTAAATGAACCGAATCAAGTCTTCCTCATTTCTATTCATCAACTCTACTGAGTGTAAGCATTGCCTGAGCTGTCGTCAGATTGATTTTGAATGtataatttaaatacattaaacagAAATATTTACGCCTATAATAGTTCATTCAATTTACTGCAGTGGAACAGACAAATAAAGAGTGTCAAGAAACAGGCTCCACTATAAGCCACTGCAACtgcactcagtggagcacatacctcctccaaggcccaacagtcaaaGGTAACactctcataaatatcagttccttaattattttctgacaaATCAACGAATATGTTGAAAGATGCTCTGTGGTGCAGAGGTAACGCTTTTTTCTAAAAAGGTACTAACT from Limanda limanda chromosome 6, fLimLim1.1, whole genome shotgun sequence includes the following:
- the LOC133002917 gene encoding extracellular calcium-sensing receptor-like; the encoded protein is MPTKAKPPVQLPRPASHTASPPRSDPPSCLVEAAGCAPPHDFKAELLSSLRAKVEHLSTELIRLDNKCEDLEARSRRNNIRLVGIPEDFSTSAATDISSLLKKAFKLEKEPLMDRAHRTLQPKPGERPRQKIARLHYHTDCVDILRRARAKQRIKIGELSFSVFPDHTPTRARAAFNDVRRQLRKIPGIRYGLLYPARLRITHNGAERRLDDRELKFARIVMFTVEEINRDTKLLPGLSLGYRLYSGCGDENLLRAAVEAVNGEDSKGCADQIQALLGHSDSGVSKDINIILSPLSIPQVSHFSTCACLSDKRKFPTFFRTVPSDRFQVIGLVQLMKYFDWRWVGIIYSQGLYSDAGTTAFAKEAEKEGICVEYRLPHSATNVKFPALVEALRKSSSKVVLLFMPLPPTKSFFSEIEKYNITGKQWVGSEAWITETDLASDGRKSLLQGTMGFALPQAPIPGLGEFLLSFKPSDEPQSAIVKDFWESFFDCSFSLSNTSATCTGTEDLSTVSSDYTDVTHFRAENNLYKAVYLVAYAIHALLQCHNGSNPTTGNSCVTKDQVLEHIKYVNFTTQSGAKVFFDENGDSVAQYDLINWQIKDDDSVEIVNIGRFDTSLPVGEKFKLKANTRIVWGGNSMQVPRSVCREPCLPGTRKAINKHKPVCCFDCFVCPEGSISNETNSPDCLICPPELWPNEKKDQCLPKPTEYLSYKEIMGALLTGFGCVGIFLSLLTSIIFLTHKETPIVKANNSELSFLLLFSLTLCFLCSLTFIGRPSEWSCMLRHTAFGITFVLCISCVLGKTIVVLMAFRATLPGRNMMKWFGPSQQRLSVLSFTLVQVVICVVWLTTNPPFPRMNMKYYKDKIILECALGSAVGFWAVLGYIGLLALLCFILAFFARKLPDSFNEAKLITFSMLIFCAVWITFIPAYVSSPGKFTVAVEIFAILASSFALLICIFVPKCYIILFRPEQNSKRHLMGKIAPRTH